Below is a window of Elusimicrobiota bacterium DNA.
CGGCGTGTGGGGTTCCGTTTCCGCCGAAGGGAACCGGCCCGTGGTCCAGGTGGCTTTTCTTCTGGACACCACGGGAAGCATGGGAGGACTGATTGATGGGGCCAAGGCAAAAATATGGCACATCGCCAACGAAATTGCGAAGGGAAAGCCGTCGCCTGAAATACGGATGGCATTGGTTGGTTACCGGGATCGTGGAGATGACTACGTCACCCGTACAACAAACTTTTCCAACAACTTGGATGTGGTTTATTCCGACTTGATGGGGTTTAGGGCGGATGGCGGGGGGGATACCCAGGAACACGTATGGAAAGGACTTTTGGAGGCGGTGGAGGGATTGGCCTGGAGCAAAGAACCCAGGGCCTTTAAGGTCATTTACCTGGTCGGGGATGCGCCGGGACATGGAACCTATGGTGACACGCCTCCCCTTGAAAAAATAATTGAAAAAGCGGTGAGGCAGGGAATTATCATTAATACCATTCAATGTGGCGCTGACGCGGCGACTTCTCAAGAATGGCGCAAAATTGCGGGCCTTGGCGAAGGGACCTACTTGGCGATTGCCCAAGATGGGGGCGTTTCTGTTTTGGAAACGCCCTTCGATAAGGAAATTGCCAAGTTGAGCGTTCAGTTGGCAGAGACGTCATTGGGATACGGACACCGTGCGGAATCCATGGGCGAGTCCAA
It encodes the following:
- a CDS encoding VWA domain-containing protein, translating into MKTISRFIVSLLMCGVWGSVSAEGNRPVVQVAFLLDTTGSMGGLIDGAKAKIWHIANEIAKGKPSPEIRMALVGYRDRGDDYVTRTTNFSNNLDVVYSDLMGFRADGGGDTQEHVWKGLLEAVEGLAWSKEPRAFKVIYLVGDAPGHGTYGDTPPLEKIIEKAVRQGIIINTIQCGADAATSQEWRKIAGLGEGTYLAIAQDGGVSVLETPFDKEIAKLSVQLAETSLGYGHRAESMGESKALAARVMAVSAPAVAADRASYRMREGYDQGDLLNAIKNEGVSIGALSEKELPPELKGLTLAEKKAKVDLLEKERERLEKALAALQNERNGFLAKNTQATQTGFDQELMKSLKTQAAKKGIRY